CGCTCCTCCTCGCTCTCCTGCGCGTGCTCGTGGTCTGGCTGCGCTACGGCGTCTGGCGGTTCGAACTCCGGGACGACGACCTCTACATCGAACGTGGCGTCTTCACCCGCGTCAAGACGGTCGTCCCCTACGTTCGGGTCCAGCACGTCGACTCCCGGCGCTCTCCGCTCGAGCGAACCACCGACCTCGCGACGGTCGTCGTCTACACGGCCGGCTCCCGAAGTTCGGACGTCGCGATCCCCGGACTGACGCCGGAACGCGCCGAGGACCTGCAGGAATCCCTTCGCCGACTCGCGATCGAGAGCGCGGGTGAGGACGCGGTATGAGGAAACTCCATCCGGCCTCGGTTGCCGTCCGGTCGCTCTCGCGCAGCCTCAACACCGGATTTCTGTTCTTCGTCGTCGGTATCGTGGTTTCGCCCGGCGGAAACGGAACCGACCTGCTGTCGGTGTTCGCGCTCGTGGCGGTCGGGGTCGTCGTCGGAATCGTCTACGAGTTCGCGTACTACCAGCGATTCCGGTACGAGCTCACGGACGACACGTTCGACGTCACCTCGGGGGTGCTCGCGCGACGGGACCGCGAGCTCCCGTTGGGGCGGGTCCAGAACGTCGACATCAGGCAGAACGTCGTCGGCCGCGTCCTCGGGATCGCCGCCGTCCACGTCGAAACCGCTGGCGGCGGACAGACCGAAGTCAGCCTGGAGTACGTCGACGAGGCGGAGGCTCGCCGCCTCAGGCGACAGCTCCGAAGCGGTGCGAGCGCTCCCGAAACCGACGCGGACGGCCGCGAAACGGGGACGGACGCGACCGACGACGCGGCGGCCGACGACGAGGAACTCCTGTTCGAGATTCGTCCGCACGAACTCGCGATTCTGAGCGTCTTCACGATCGACCCGGGGGCGAGTCTGCTGGGCGGTATCGCGCTTTCTTTCGCCAGCGGGCTCGATCCGGTGGCGTTGGTTCCCACGGACCGGTTCGCGTGGATACCCGGTCCGGAAACTGGCCTGTTCGCGGTCGTGTGGGGTCTCCTCCTCTTTCTGCTCGCTGCCTGGGCCATCAGCGCGACCCTGACGTTCACCCGGTACTACGGGTTCCGCCTCACGCGCGTCGGCGACGAACTCTACTACGAGCGCGGCCTCCTCCAGCGCTACAGTGGGACGATCCCCCTCGAGAA
The Natrinema salaciae genome window above contains:
- a CDS encoding PH domain-containing protein — protein: MERLTPRVRVVWLGLAIARAAILGGILVGAAIVLTRTGVWESAPAALVPAAAGVALLLALLRVLVVWLRYGVWRFELRDDDLYIERGVFTRVKTVVPYVRVQHVDSRRSPLERTTDLATVVVYTAGSRSSDVAIPGLTPERAEDLQESLRRLAIESAGEDAV
- a CDS encoding PH domain-containing protein; translated protein: MRKLHPASVAVRSLSRSLNTGFLFFVVGIVVSPGGNGTDLLSVFALVAVGVVVGIVYEFAYYQRFRYELTDDTFDVTSGVLARRDRELPLGRVQNVDIRQNVVGRVLGIAAVHVETAGGGQTEVSLEYVDEAEARRLRRQLRSGASAPETDADGRETGTDATDDAAADDEELLFEIRPHELAILSVFTIDPGASLLGGIALSFASGLDPVALVPTDRFAWIPGPETGLFAVVWGLLLFLLAAWAISATLTFTRYYGFRLTRVGDELYYERGLLQRYSGTIPLEKVQTLTISESVPFRWFGYAALSVETAGYAPGQSNSRGTESAIPLADADRVAELARAIEPFGPVDLESPPRRARERYAIRYLLAAAAIVGGAYAVARYTAVGARWYVVAAIAVLAPIAAHLKWSSRGYRVGDRYFLTRTGFWRRTTKVVPYYRVQAVLHQATIFQRRRRLASVTADTASSATLLGRAATAHDVDAERGLEMQAVIEERLQDRLRARKRQRTVGRWFRDASESADDESSRGTDSST